A DNA window from Syntrophorhabdales bacterium contains the following coding sequences:
- a CDS encoding dihydropteroate synthase — translation MLIVGERINTSRKAVNEAVGNRDVVYIQADVKAQVEAGADIIDVNAGSRSASELDDLRWLIDVIEEAVPARLSLDSSSPEVLAAVVNKVRDVPMLNSTTAEKARFEKMAPVIKERECDVVALCIGERGIPKTADQVLENATKLVHDLEAIGVKRERIHLDPLVQAVSVDSKAALIFLDAIERINRELPGVKTVCGLSNVSFSLPKRPLINRTFLTLAMKAGLQGALIDPLDKKLMATLRATVVLIGQDPFCRNYLKAFRAGKLED, via the coding sequence ATGTTGATCGTCGGGGAAAGAATCAATACAAGCCGCAAGGCTGTCAATGAGGCTGTAGGAAACCGTGATGTAGTCTATATCCAGGCAGACGTGAAAGCACAGGTGGAAGCGGGCGCCGATATCATCGATGTGAACGCCGGTTCCCGTTCAGCGTCAGAGCTTGACGACCTCCGGTGGCTTATCGATGTCATAGAAGAAGCAGTACCTGCGAGACTTTCCCTGGACAGTTCCAGCCCTGAGGTCCTTGCGGCTGTTGTGAATAAAGTGCGCGATGTGCCGATGCTTAATTCGACTACCGCAGAAAAGGCTCGTTTCGAAAAGATGGCACCTGTTATCAAAGAACGGGAGTGCGATGTGGTAGCCCTCTGCATAGGCGAACGCGGTATTCCCAAAACCGCAGATCAGGTTCTCGAGAATGCGACGAAGCTCGTGCACGACCTCGAAGCCATCGGCGTGAAGAGGGAAAGGATTCATCTTGATCCGCTGGTCCAGGCGGTCAGTGTTGACAGTAAAGCCGCTCTCATCTTTCTTGACGCGATTGAAAGAATTAACCGGGAACTTCCCGGAGTGAAGACCGTCTGCGGCCTTTCAAATGTTTCCTTCTCGCTCCCGAAAAGACCCCTGATTAATCGCACCTTTCTTACCCTCGCGATGAAAGCGGGGCTGCAAGGCGCGCTGATCGATCCGCTTGACAAGAAGCTCATGGCCACGTTGCGCGCAACCGTGGTGCTCATAGGCCAGGACCCCTTCTGCAGAAACTATCTGAAGGCTTTCAGGGCCGGCAAGCTCGAGGATTGA
- a CDS encoding carboxymuconolactone decarboxylase family protein, producing MDDALKKRTQATAAKLFGKGIKMDPPYLMWKEFDRDLANDFSGFITGNLYSRTVLTLPERQMAACAMLAALKATEELRLHVNAALNVGCDPRKLTEVFFQLATYAGMPTVNEALKVFREVLKERGEWPIA from the coding sequence ATGGATGATGCGTTAAAGAAAAGAACTCAGGCGACAGCCGCGAAACTTTTTGGCAAGGGTATTAAGATGGACCCTCCGTATCTGATGTGGAAAGAATTTGACCGGGACCTTGCGAACGACTTTTCAGGGTTCATCACCGGAAACCTTTATTCCAGGACCGTGCTGACACTGCCGGAGCGACAGATGGCCGCATGCGCCATGCTGGCCGCACTGAAGGCGACAGAGGAATTGAGACTCCATGTCAACGCAGCCCTCAATGTGGGGTGCGATCCCAGGAAGCTTACCGAGGTTTTTTTCCAACTTGCCACCTATGCCGGCATGCCAACGGTGAATGAAGCCTTGAAAGTTTTTCGAGAAGTGCTGAAGGAAAGAGGGGAATGGCCCATTGCATAA
- a CDS encoding GGDEF domain-containing protein yields the protein MVITFIEELSEADRDALASKAHLVMEPDNDLLDQVAKLKKENNHLRSLTLTDALTGLYNTRFFTMQLEIEIARTRRTGQPSSMMMIDLDNFKLLNDTMGHVHGNRFLLKTASTLREQLRPTDIVCRYGGDEFAVIMPATDIYDAARIATRLQQAIASIPLKKLLPVSASIGVAEYSAASKGGSEEFVHQADMALYKAKKNGKNQVFYAGKPEKTVELDSVTQEEKWSLARASKWRTEQFFGGIEPHNGTGNSGRAALKKRS from the coding sequence GTGGTCATCACGTTTATCGAGGAACTATCAGAAGCCGACAGAGATGCTCTGGCCTCTAAAGCACATCTGGTCATGGAGCCTGATAACGACCTGCTTGACCAGGTCGCCAAGCTCAAGAAAGAAAACAATCACCTGCGATCCCTCACCCTGACAGATGCCCTCACCGGTCTTTACAACACGCGCTTCTTCACTATGCAGCTCGAGATAGAAATCGCGCGAACACGCCGTACAGGCCAACCCAGCTCCATGATGATGATCGATCTGGACAACTTCAAGCTCTTGAACGATACGATGGGGCACGTACACGGGAACCGCTTTCTTCTGAAGACAGCAAGCACCCTGCGCGAGCAGCTGCGCCCTACCGATATTGTCTGTCGCTACGGAGGAGATGAATTCGCTGTTATAATGCCGGCGACGGACATTTATGATGCGGCCCGTATCGCAACAAGGTTACAGCAGGCAATAGCGTCGATCCCCTTGAAGAAATTACTTCCGGTTTCCGCCAGCATCGGCGTGGCTGAGTATTCAGCAGCGTCTAAAGGGGGTAGCGAAGAGTTTGTGCACCAGGCAGACATGGCTCTCTACAAGGCAAAGAAGAATGGAAAGAACCAGGTCTTCTACGCGGGCAAACCGGAAAAAACCGTAGAGCTTGACTCGGTTACCCAGGAAGAGAAGTGGAGTCTGGCACGCGCCTCGAAGTGGCGGACAGAGCAATTCTTCGGGGGAATCGAACCGCATAACGGAACAGGGAACTCAGGAAGAGCAGCCCTCAAAAAAAGGAGCTAA
- a CDS encoding MinD/ParA family protein — MDEHIPVIASVASGKGGVGKTFVTINLAALLAKKGKKVLAVDCDLGLANMDIMLGLNPALTLKDVIFGNSNVREAVTATDAGFDLIAGSSGVKEMAQPLYEKIQLVKDALRPLFPSYDYVLLDTGAGISEMVLQFNLMAYRNIIVLNRELTSLTDAYAMIKVLYQIFARDCFSVIVNSTANEKEGVKIFSQIDATCRKFLGFPLEYLGCITGDQAVPRSIVRQQVLAISSPQSVVTRDCDLLSRKICSWAPTC; from the coding sequence ATGGACGAACACATTCCGGTGATCGCATCCGTGGCCAGCGGTAAGGGGGGCGTCGGCAAGACCTTCGTTACCATCAACCTGGCTGCTTTGCTGGCAAAAAAAGGAAAGAAAGTTCTCGCCGTGGATTGCGATCTGGGCCTTGCCAACATGGACATCATGTTGGGCCTCAATCCTGCCCTCACCCTTAAAGATGTGATTTTCGGAAACAGCAACGTACGTGAGGCTGTCACTGCGACAGACGCAGGCTTCGATCTGATTGCAGGCAGTTCCGGCGTGAAGGAAATGGCCCAGCCGCTCTACGAAAAGATTCAGCTTGTCAAAGATGCGCTCAGGCCTCTTTTTCCTTCGTACGACTACGTGCTCCTCGATACCGGTGCAGGCATTTCAGAGATGGTCCTTCAGTTCAATCTCATGGCCTACCGCAACATCATCGTGCTCAATCGCGAGCTGACCAGCTTGACCGACGCCTATGCGATGATCAAAGTACTGTATCAGATCTTTGCCAGAGATTGTTTCAGCGTAATCGTGAACTCAACGGCAAACGAAAAAGAGGGAGTGAAGATTTTTTCTCAGATCGATGCAACGTGTAGGAAGTTTCTCGGTTTTCCTTTGGAATACCTCGGCTGTATAACCGGCGATCAGGCGGTCCCCAGGTCCATAGTCAGGCAGCAAGTCCTGGCAATCTCATCACCTCAGTCGGTGGTCACGAGAGATTGCGATCTCCTCAGTCGAAAGATTTGTTCCTGGGCCCCGACCTGCTAG
- the rlmD gene encoding 23S rRNA (uracil(1939)-C(5))-methyltransferase RlmD yields MKQYSEEMRSLEIIDIAFPDGFGVAKQGELVWFVPGALPGDVVQAKMVRRSKRFGFAQLLSIERESPFRIEPVCAHTQHCGGCVFQDLQYEKQLELKQNYLVQTLRRIGNVALDRIEVPPILPSVDQYYYRSKVELFFGDSPAGAVGFRERVSPFEPYVGRLVEIRQCPIFSTVLERLLPLMAEYASRIHANARGRKENVAIPRKLVIREAKWNKRLMVSLVYQGNSILELPWLLTSLQREVPEIASLWTVANRKREILFGSPFLEEMIAGFKFRMDPETFFQPNAAMAGRLYESIGGLCRATGSQKVLGLYCGTGPIEISLSPFVREVVGIDSNQENIAAALENCRSNQVRNCRFYRQKAEQADRLGIADSFDLVIVDPPRAGLTGEALRFITGAAAPRLIYVSCNPSTLARDLKHLADRNFIPIKILPFDFFPHTAHLETLVLLEKRERQKGY; encoded by the coding sequence ATGAAACAGTATTCTGAGGAGATGCGCTCCCTTGAGATTATTGATATAGCTTTCCCGGATGGTTTTGGTGTGGCGAAGCAGGGTGAGCTTGTCTGGTTCGTTCCTGGTGCTCTGCCGGGAGACGTTGTGCAGGCAAAGATGGTGAGGCGGAGTAAACGTTTCGGCTTTGCCCAGTTACTCTCCATAGAACGGGAATCTCCATTCAGAATTGAGCCTGTCTGTGCCCACACGCAGCATTGCGGCGGCTGTGTGTTTCAGGACCTGCAGTATGAAAAACAGCTCGAGCTGAAGCAAAATTATCTTGTACAGACATTACGCAGAATAGGTAATGTAGCGCTTGATCGCATCGAAGTGCCTCCAATCCTGCCGTCTGTTGACCAGTATTATTACAGAAGCAAGGTAGAGCTTTTCTTCGGTGACAGCCCGGCGGGCGCTGTAGGCTTCAGAGAAAGAGTCTCCCCATTCGAGCCTTATGTGGGAAGGCTGGTTGAGATCAGGCAGTGCCCTATATTCAGCACAGTCCTGGAGCGACTCTTGCCGCTCATGGCGGAGTATGCCTCAAGGATTCACGCGAATGCTCGCGGAAGGAAAGAAAATGTCGCAATACCTAGAAAGCTCGTCATTCGGGAGGCAAAATGGAATAAGAGACTGATGGTTAGCCTCGTCTATCAAGGAAACAGCATTTTGGAGCTTCCATGGCTTCTTACCAGCCTGCAGAGAGAGGTCCCTGAAATCGCCAGCCTCTGGACCGTAGCGAACCGCAAGAGAGAGATTCTCTTTGGATCGCCTTTCCTGGAGGAAATGATCGCCGGGTTCAAGTTCAGGATGGATCCGGAAACGTTTTTTCAGCCTAACGCAGCCATGGCAGGAAGGCTCTACGAATCGATCGGAGGCCTGTGCAGGGCAACAGGCAGTCAAAAGGTACTAGGGCTCTACTGTGGAACGGGCCCCATCGAGATCTCCCTTTCTCCTTTTGTCCGGGAGGTTGTGGGTATTGATTCGAATCAAGAGAATATTGCGGCAGCTCTGGAGAACTGCAGGAGTAACCAAGTGCGTAACTGCCGATTTTACAGGCAAAAGGCTGAACAGGCCGACAGGCTGGGCATCGCAGACTCCTTCGACCTCGTGATAGTCGATCCGCCAAGAGCCGGCTTGACCGGCGAGGCCTTAAGGTTCATCACCGGTGCTGCTGCCCCTCGACTCATCTACGTCTCCTGCAATCCCTCCACACTCGCGCGGGATTTGAAACATCTGGCAGACAGGAACTTCATTCCCATCAAAATCCTGCCATTCGATTTTTTCCCCCATACGGCTCATCTGGAGACGCTGGTGCTGCTCGAGAAGCGCGAAAGACAGAAGGGATACTAG